The nucleotide window CATACCAAGAGAAGTATTCTCCATCAACTAATATTACTTTTACATCTTTAAACATGTTTTCTAAACCTTGAATATCTTTATCTTTAAAAGGATAAGGTTCTGAAGATAGCAACAGTAATTCTGTATCATGTTTCAAATTGTTTAGATCAATTTCAGGATATCTTTTTTGATCTTCATAGCTATTACAAAAGTTATTTACTGAAAGTAAATGATGGATGAAAGTTCCATTTGCAGCAACCATCCATGGATTTTTCCAAATAAAATAAGCTACATTAATAGTAGGTTTATTTTTTGTAAAAGCTCTAAAATCAGTTAGTTTAGTATTAATTTTATGGGCTAAGTCGTTTGCTTTTGTTTTTCTTTGAAAGATAGCTCCATATTGATGTATCAGATTTAAAGTATCTTGAATAGTAACAATATTAGATACATGAACAGTAGCAATATCTCTGCAAGTTTCTACTATTTCTTTAGTGTTTTCCTCTTTATTACAAAGAATAATATCTGGTTGTAGCGATTTAATTTTATCAAAATAAACATTCTTAGTGCCACCAACAATGGTTTTTGATTTTCTTAATCTAGAAGGGTGCACGCAAAACTTGGTAATACCAACAATGGAATTTTCCAAACCTAAATCAACCAAAAGTTCAGTTAAACTAGGTACTAAACAAACAATTCTAGTAGGCGTTTTTTGCAATTCAAACTTGTTATCCATTTGGTCTTTGAACTGCATTATTTCTATTTTAGAATTTCTTCCATTTGTTGCTGTAGTTCTTCTGCTTTAAGAGCAGCTGCATTTGCAAAATCTTCATTTTTAGAAGCGTAAATTATTCCTCTAGAAGAGTTGATAAGTAAACCAACATTCTCTGTTAAACCATATTTACAAACATCCTGCAAATTACCTCCTTGTGCACCAATACCAGGTACTAATAAAAAGGCTTCAGGTACAATTTTTCGAATCTCAGCAAAATATTCAGCTTTTGTAGCTCCTACAACATACATTAAATTTTCTGAATTGTTCCAGTTTTTAGATGTTTCTAAAACCTGTTTGTATAGCTCTTTATTATCAATTTTTTGAGTTTGAAAATCAAAAGCGCCTTCATTAGAAGTTAAAGCCAACATAATTGTATGTTTATCTTTAAAAGCTAAAAATGGCTCAACTGAATCTTTACCCATATAAGGTGCAACAGTTACAGAATCAAAAGCTAAATCTTCTAAAAATGCTTTTGCATACATGGTAGATGTATTGCCAATATCACCTCTTTTTGCATCAGCAATTGTATAAATTTCTGGATGTTTCTCATTCAGGTAATTAATTGTTTTTTCTAATGATTTCCAACCTTTTAATCCATAGGCTTCATAAAATGCAGTATTTGGTTTGTAGGCAACACATAAATGATGAGTGGCGTCTATAATTGCTTTATTAAACTCAAAAATAGGATCTTCTTTTACTAATAAATGAGAAGGAATTTTATTCAAATCAACATCTAAACCAATGCATAAAAATGATTTTTTTTGATTTATTTGTGATATAAGTTCGGCTGTTGTCATTAGTTTTGCTTAAAGTGATACAAAAATACTATTTTTAACGGGTAACATTTGTAAGATCTTAATTTTTTAAAAGACAAATTTTAGATGAAAAGAGTATTCTTATTAGTTTTTATAGTGTTTATAGCTTGCAATAAAGAGGAACCAACCACGTTTTCTGAAGCTGCAAATCTAGAAATGCTTATTGGTGTAGATGGTTCTAAGATTACTTTAAGAGAAGTTCTTTATAAACATAAAGGCAAAAAAATATTGATAGATGTTTGGGCTTCTTGGTGTAAAGATTGCATTGTAGGTTTCCCAAAAGTAAATCAACTTCAAAAAGAATTTCCAGATGTAACTTATTTGTTTTTATCTACCGATTTTAGCAAGCCTTCTTGG belongs to Polaribacter dokdonensis and includes:
- a CDS encoding ABC transporter substrate-binding protein, which encodes MQFKDQMDNKFELQKTPTRIVCLVPSLTELLVDLGLENSIVGITKFCVHPSRLRKSKTIVGGTKNVYFDKIKSLQPDIILCNKEENTKEIVETCRDIATVHVSNIVTIQDTLNLIHQYGAIFQRKTKANDLAHKINTKLTDFRAFTKNKPTINVAYFIWKNPWMVAANGTFIHHLLSVNNFCNSYEDQKRYPEIDLNNLKHDTELLLLSSEPYPFKDKDIQGLENMFKDVKVILVDGEYFSWYGSRLLQAFDYFKELRTSLT
- the pyrF gene encoding orotidine-5'-phosphate decarboxylase, which gives rise to MTTAELISQINQKKSFLCIGLDVDLNKIPSHLLVKEDPIFEFNKAIIDATHHLCVAYKPNTAFYEAYGLKGWKSLEKTINYLNEKHPEIYTIADAKRGDIGNTSTMYAKAFLEDLAFDSVTVAPYMGKDSVEPFLAFKDKHTIMLALTSNEGAFDFQTQKIDNKELYKQVLETSKNWNNSENLMYVVGATKAEYFAEIRKIVPEAFLLVPGIGAQGGNLQDVCKYGLTENVGLLINSSRGIIYASKNEDFANAAALKAEELQQQMEEILK
- a CDS encoding TlpA family protein disulfide reductase; this translates as MKRVFLLVFIVFIACNKEEPTTFSEAANLEMLIGVDGSKITLREVLYKHKGKKILIDVWASWCKDCIVGFPKVNQLQKEFPDVTYLFLSTDFSKPSWKKAIQKYKIKGEHYNLPKGMNDGDFVNFINLSWLPTYMVIDEEGEIALFKAINATDKNIRNALEEN